From one Dermatophagoides farinae isolate YC_2012a unplaced genomic scaffold, ASM2471394v1 contig3, whole genome shotgun sequence genomic stretch:
- the LOC142597983 gene encoding uncharacterized protein LOC142597983 has protein sequence MGRVIRGQRIGAGSIFRASTCKRQGAAKLRVLDSIERKGYIRGTVVDIMHDSGRTAPLAKVEFRNTVNHGKQTELFIASEGMYTGQQIYCGSKAKLDVGNIMPLSKFPEGSIICNIERSAGDRGSIARVSGSYAIVIGQSPDKTKTRIRLPSGIKKTLKSDCRAQAGIVAGGGVADKPILKAGTSYYKHKAKRGAVWPRVRGVAMNPVDHPHGGGNHQHIGHASTVSRHAPPGQKVGLIAARRTGLIRGSRSLKQND, from the coding sequence ATGGGTCGTGTAATCAGGGGACAAAGAATTGGAGCAGGCTCTATTTTTCGAGCTTCAACCTGCAAAAGACAAGGCGCCGCCAAACTCCGAGTTTTGGATAGCATCGAAAGAAAAGGGTACATTCGCGGAACTGTTGTTGACATAATGCACGACAGCGGTCGTACTGCCCCTTTAGCCAAGGTAGAGTTCAGAAACACAGTTAATCATGGCAAGCAAACCGAATTATTCATTGCCTCCGAAGGTATGTACACTGGCCAGCAAATATACTGCGGTTCCAAAGCCAAGCTCGATGTCGGCAACATCATGCCTCTCTCCAAATTCCCAGAAGGTAGCATCATCTGCAACATCGAAAGAAGTGCTGGAGATCGTGGCAGCATTGCCCGCGTAAGCGGTTCTTACGCCATCGTCATCGGGCAGTCACCAGACAAGACTAAAACTAGAATCCGACTCCCATCCGGAATCAAGAAAACGCTTAAATCCGACTGCCGCGCGCAAGCTGGTATCGTCGCCGGAGGTGGTGTCGCCGACAAGCCCATTCTCAAGGCCGGTACTTCTTACTACAAGCACAAGGCCAAGAGAGGAGCTGTATGGCCACGTGTACGTGGTGTAGCCATGAACCCTGTTGATCACCCACACGGAGGTGGTAACCACCAACACATTGGTCACGCTTCCACTGTAAGCAGACACGCCCCACCAGGACAAAAGGTAGGTCTCATTGCCGCCCGCCGAACTGGTCTTATCAGAGGTTCTCGTTCGCTCAAGCAGaatgattaa